The Leptospira noumeaensis genome segment GTTCAAAGTGAATTTTATACCAAAGGAAAAAATGGGGAACCAGGACTGCAACCATTTAGCATGGAGAAGGCGATCACTGAAATTCCCGATTACGTAGTTTTTAATGGATCTGTGGGTTCGCTTGTGGAAGACAGGGCCATCACTGCCAAGGTGGGAGAAACCGTTCGACTTTTTGTCGGCAATGGAGGTCCAAACTTAGTGTCTTCCTTTCATGTCATTGGAGAAATTTTTGATCATGTTTATACAGAAGGCGGAATCCTTCCCAATCAAAAAAATGTCCAAACCACTCTCATCCCTGCCGGTGGTTCTGCTATTGTCGATTTTAAAGTAGAAGTCCCGGGTACACTTATTTTAGTGGATCATTCTATTTTTAGAACATTTAACAAAGGTTCGCTTGGAATGCTAAAAGTGGAAGGAGAACCAAATTCCACTGTATATTCCGGAAAACAGGATGACACGGTTTACCTTCCGGAAGGGCCAGCCATCCAAAGAATGGTGACCGAAGTCAAACCCAAAACCTCAGCAAAAACTCCGAAAGAAATTTTAGCAAATGGGGAAAGAGTATATAAATCAGTATGCGCTGCCTGTCATATGAAGGAAGGGCAAGGTGTGCCGGGAGTATTTCCACCTCTAGCAAAATCCGACTATCTCAATGCTGATAAATTTCGTGCCATCCAAGTATTACAAAAAGGCCTTAGTGGTCCCATCACAGTGAATGGACAAAAGTATAATAATGTAATGCCACATTTAGAACTGACAAAAGAAGAGATCGC includes the following:
- the nirK gene encoding copper-containing nitrite reductase encodes the protein MYMKLPEFKTLKNFLFLVATLGFFTFCSGPKTEEAQLTYAPEVPPHIDRSSEAKVIVNMETVEVVGRLADGVEYTFWTFGGSVPGPMIRVREGDEVEFHLKNHPTSKMPHNIDLHAVTGQGGGAAASLTIPGHASKFSFKAINPGLYIYHCATSPVGMHIANGMYGLIFVQPKEDLPKVDKEYYVVQSEFYTKGKNGEPGLQPFSMEKAITEIPDYVVFNGSVGSLVEDRAITAKVGETVRLFVGNGGPNLVSSFHVIGEIFDHVYTEGGILPNQKNVQTTLIPAGGSAIVDFKVEVPGTLILVDHSIFRTFNKGSLGMLKVEGEPNSTVYSGKQDDTVYLPEGPAIQRMVTEVKPKTSAKTPKEILANGERVYKSVCAACHMKEGQGVPGVFPPLAKSDYLNADKFRAIQVLQKGLSGPITVNGQKYNNVMPHLELTKEEIASVLSYVYNNWGNKGIMVSESEIK